From the Pedobacter cryoconitis genome, one window contains:
- a CDS encoding outer membrane beta-barrel protein, with amino-acid sequence MKKLLLSLIAVSALAFTTQAQTEKGKFMLGGNVEFDSNKPNGASKTNTIFNIVPSVGYFVTDNLAIGTGVGFESSKIHTDALGNVAGFTTKKQAFVVAPFARYYKGINEQFKFFGQLSVPMAFGNTKVGDNDGNNYAKTSKYNNVGVALSPGFAFFPSKKFGIEFSVKGISYNDNTLKNDNGDKIGGNKDFNIGANFFAPKIGVQFYL; translated from the coding sequence ATGAAAAAATTATTATTATCATTAATCGCAGTTTCAGCATTAGCATTCACAACTCAAGCTCAAACTGAAAAAGGTAAATTCATGTTAGGTGGTAACGTTGAATTTGATTCAAACAAACCAAATGGTGCAAGCAAAACAAACACAATCTTTAATATCGTTCCAAGTGTAGGTTACTTCGTAACTGATAATTTAGCAATTGGTACTGGCGTAGGTTTTGAGTCTTCTAAAATTCATACAGATGCACTTGGTAATGTTGCAGGTTTCACTACAAAAAAACAAGCATTTGTAGTTGCTCCATTCGCACGTTACTACAAAGGTATCAATGAGCAATTTAAATTCTTCGGACAATTATCTGTTCCTATGGCATTTGGTAATACTAAAGTTGGTGACAACGACGGAAATAACTATGCAAAAACATCTAAATATAATAATGTAGGTGTTGCTCTATCTCCAGGTTTTGCATTCTTCCCAAGCAAAAAATTCGGTATCGAATTCTCTGTTAAAGGTATTAGCTACAACGACAATACTTTGAAAAATGACAACGGTGATAAAATCGGTGGAAACAAAGATTTCAACATTGGCGCAAACTTCTTCGCTCCAAAAATCGGTGTTCAGTTCTACTTATAG
- a CDS encoding glycoside hydrolase family 130 protein, with translation MRLLIERKPIKVYPDPKRVIARFFFNGEDRAKEVIKRVLTLSDQEVFGLISPILQEYSKRHRNITKILARHCKQIKHTIEEMEIDYESLSKYQRLLLGSYFTHEYSIESAAFFNPSVVEDPDQSELVEGEKRLIISFRAVGEGHISSVVFRRALIDSNGNITVNPSGNYIDEAEVVRNAVYNKKLFFKRAADAMIDLNILDEVGLKLEEKFDYAILRRVIVDSKNLQTDDLKKLEYDKILWLSDTYHEISFSRDTDISDRVIFPISEFERKGIEDARFVRFIREDGSVIYYATYTAFDGAMILPKLLQTTDFYDFKVSPLHGAGAQNKNLALFPRKINGKYAMMSRIDGWNNYLMYSDKLTVWDHPVKLQQPQFPWEFIQIGNCGSPIETEAGWLVITHGVGPMRRYCLGASLLDLEDPSIEIGRLTEPLVIPNNDEREGYVPNVLYSCGSIIHNGELIIPYGLSDYCSSFASVKIELLLAKLLSSASESKTLDDDRDESKREEKL, from the coding sequence ATGAGACTATTAATAGAGCGCAAACCGATAAAAGTATATCCTGATCCAAAACGTGTAATAGCCAGGTTTTTTTTTAATGGTGAGGATAGGGCTAAAGAAGTAATCAAGCGGGTTTTAACCCTATCAGACCAGGAAGTATTTGGGTTGATTTCTCCTATTTTACAGGAGTATTCCAAAAGACACCGGAATATTACCAAAATTCTTGCGCGTCATTGCAAACAGATTAAGCACACCATAGAGGAAATGGAGATCGATTATGAATCACTGAGTAAATATCAGCGGCTTTTATTAGGATCCTATTTCACACACGAATATTCTATAGAATCTGCTGCCTTTTTTAATCCATCTGTTGTAGAAGATCCTGATCAGTCAGAATTAGTAGAGGGAGAGAAAAGGTTAATCATCAGTTTCAGAGCAGTAGGAGAAGGTCATATATCTTCTGTTGTCTTCAGAAGAGCTTTAATAGACTCTAATGGAAATATAACCGTAAATCCTTCCGGAAATTATATTGATGAGGCAGAAGTAGTGCGCAATGCGGTATACAATAAAAAACTCTTTTTCAAAAGAGCTGCGGATGCCATGATTGATCTCAATATCCTGGATGAGGTAGGCTTGAAATTAGAAGAGAAGTTCGATTACGCCATTTTAAGAAGAGTAATCGTCGATTCCAAAAATCTTCAGACCGATGATTTAAAGAAACTGGAATATGATAAGATACTCTGGCTTTCTGATACTTATCATGAGATTAGTTTTTCAAGAGATACTGATATCTCAGACCGTGTTATTTTTCCTATCTCGGAATTTGAACGTAAAGGGATAGAGGATGCACGGTTTGTCAGATTTATTAGAGAAGATGGATCGGTGATCTATTACGCAACATATACTGCATTTGATGGCGCTATGATCTTACCTAAACTCTTACAAACAACAGATTTTTACGACTTTAAAGTGAGTCCACTCCATGGGGCAGGTGCACAGAATAAAAACTTAGCCTTGTTTCCAAGAAAAATTAATGGCAAATACGCCATGATGTCAAGAATTGACGGATGGAACAACTATCTGATGTATTCAGATAAACTTACCGTATGGGATCATCCTGTAAAATTGCAGCAGCCTCAGTTTCCATGGGAATTTATTCAGATTGGGAATTGCGGATCTCCAATAGAAACAGAAGCTGGCTGGTTAGTGATTACACACGGGGTAGGGCCAATGCGCCGCTATTGTCTGGGTGCAAGCTTATTAGACCTGGAAGACCCTTCTATAGAGATTGGCAGGCTTACAGAGCCTCTGGTTATCCCTAATAATGATGAAAGAGAAGGATATGTCCCGAATGTATTATATTCATGTGGCTCAATCATTCACAATGGCGAATTGATCATCCCTTACGGATTATCAGATTACTGCTCTTCGTTTGCTTCGGTTAAAATTGAGTTGTTGCTCGCCAAGCTATTAAGCTCAGCGAGTGAAAGTAAAACACTGGATGATGATAGAGATGAAAGTAAACGTGAAGAAAAGTTATAA
- a CDS encoding glycosyltransferase family 4 protein — MKIAYISTYPPRECGIATFNNNLLKAIGHHTEAVSKDSFVVAMTDTEDLTTYEYPPEVQFIIRQENQKDYIRAADYINTSLTDVCILEHEFGIYGGDNGVYILPLIARLQKPLITILHTILKDPSYMQLTIIREIAKYSSKIVVMSNRAVHFLTSIYGIAEDKIKLIEHGVPDLEPKIENEIKNSPAFKNRKVLFTFGLISRNKGLETVIEALPKIAAKNPDVLYAILGTTHPGVIRNSGEEYRDSLKRLAKKLNVENHLIFINKFVSEDELYDYLTAADMYITPYLNEAQITSGTLSYAIGAGAAVISTPYWHAQELLAENRGKLFDFKDSDALAGIVNDLFANQQQLKELKENAYNYGLHLRWPSTGNVFIETLNEAISNANQAKEEIKPIIDPDMMPAFSMAHIKRLTDDTGIVQHAKYGIPNLKEGYCLDDNARALIMVILAWQQNKSKTALELLPVYLSYIQYMQCDDGNFRNFLSFKREYLDEVGSEDSFGRTIWALGYLINNAPNNSYREFATELFIKSIPHFAKLKHLRGLANTMIGLSSFLKAHPNDEHIKNELNKLAIPLKASYQAHRADQWNWFEEKMTYDNAILPLALLCHYETTHDQDSLAIGLESMEFLTSKTLDKGYLNPVGNDGWLFKDTKEMAQYDQQAIETMAIVLLYFKAYEITHDLKYIRQMYLSYQWFLGENSLRLPLYDYETKGCGDGLQNYGVNRNQGAESTLAYWISHLVILKSLEFEYEYSVKPDSILAKQEAI; from the coding sequence ATGAAAATAGCTTATATATCGACTTATCCTCCGCGCGAATGTGGTATCGCTACATTCAACAATAATCTTTTAAAAGCAATCGGTCACCATACAGAAGCTGTTTCCAAAGACAGCTTTGTTGTGGCAATGACAGATACTGAAGATTTGACTACTTACGAATATCCTCCGGAAGTTCAGTTTATCATCAGACAAGAGAATCAAAAAGATTATATCAGAGCAGCCGATTATATCAATACAAGCTTAACCGACGTTTGTATATTAGAACATGAATTTGGCATTTACGGGGGTGATAATGGCGTATATATCTTACCGCTGATTGCCCGTCTACAAAAACCCCTCATTACCATTCTCCATACCATCCTTAAAGATCCGTCTTATATGCAATTGACCATCATCAGGGAAATTGCAAAGTATTCATCGAAAATTGTGGTGATGAGTAACAGGGCAGTACATTTTCTGACCAGTATATACGGCATAGCAGAAGATAAAATAAAGCTTATTGAACATGGGGTACCTGATCTGGAGCCGAAAATTGAAAACGAGATCAAGAACTCCCCTGCTTTCAAAAACAGGAAAGTATTGTTCACATTTGGGTTGATTAGCCGGAATAAGGGACTTGAAACAGTAATTGAGGCGTTGCCTAAAATAGCCGCTAAAAATCCGGATGTGTTATATGCGATCTTAGGAACTACACATCCCGGTGTAATCAGAAATTCCGGAGAAGAATACAGAGACAGCCTGAAACGTCTGGCGAAAAAACTAAATGTTGAAAATCATCTGATCTTCATTAATAAGTTTGTCTCAGAAGATGAATTATATGATTACCTCACCGCGGCAGATATGTATATTACTCCTTATCTGAACGAGGCGCAAATTACAAGTGGTACCCTATCTTATGCAATAGGCGCGGGCGCGGCAGTTATCTCTACTCCCTACTGGCACGCACAGGAATTATTAGCAGAAAACCGCGGAAAACTGTTTGATTTCAAAGATTCAGATGCCCTGGCAGGGATTGTCAATGACCTCTTTGCCAATCAGCAGCAACTTAAAGAACTCAAAGAAAACGCTTATAACTATGGGTTACACCTGCGCTGGCCAAGTACTGGTAACGTATTTATTGAAACCTTAAATGAGGCGATATCAAATGCAAACCAGGCAAAAGAAGAAATTAAACCTATTATAGATCCGGATATGATGCCTGCATTTAGCATGGCACATATCAAACGCTTAACAGACGATACCGGAATTGTTCAACATGCTAAGTATGGCATTCCTAATTTGAAAGAAGGTTATTGTCTGGATGACAATGCACGCGCATTGATTATGGTCATCCTGGCCTGGCAGCAAAACAAGAGTAAAACAGCGCTGGAATTGCTACCTGTTTACCTGAGTTATATTCAATACATGCAGTGTGACGATGGAAATTTCAGAAATTTCCTGAGCTTTAAAAGAGAGTATCTGGATGAAGTTGGTTCTGAGGATTCCTTTGGCAGGACAATCTGGGCATTGGGTTATCTGATTAATAACGCGCCAAATAATTCTTACAGAGAGTTTGCGACCGAATTATTCATCAAATCTATCCCTCATTTTGCCAAGCTTAAACACTTAAGAGGATTGGCAAATACCATGATTGGTTTAAGCAGTTTCTTAAAAGCTCACCCGAATGATGAACATATTAAAAACGAGCTGAATAAACTGGCCATTCCTTTAAAAGCTTCTTATCAGGCACACCGGGCAGATCAGTGGAACTGGTTTGAGGAGAAGATGACCTATGACAATGCCATTTTACCTTTAGCATTACTTTGTCATTATGAAACCACACATGATCAGGATTCTCTGGCTATCGGACTCGAAAGTATGGAATTCCTGACTTCTAAAACATTGGATAAAGGTTATTTGAACCCTGTCGGTAATGATGGCTGGTTATTCAAAGACACTAAGGAGATGGCACAGTATGATCAGCAGGCCATAGAAACCATGGCTATCGTGCTCTTGTATTTCAAGGCTTATGAGATTACGCATGACCTGAAATATATCCGTCAGATGTATTTAAGCTATCAGTGGTTTTTAGGAGAAAATAGTCTAAGATTGCCACTGTACGATTATGAAACCAAGGGTTGCGGTGACGGATTGCAGAATTATGGTGTCAATAGAAATCAGGGGGCTGAGAGTACATTAGCTTATTGGATATCCCATCTGGTAATCTTGAAATCACTTGAATTCGAGTATGAATACAGTGTTAAACCAGATTCTATACTTGCTAAACAGGAGGCTATTTAA
- a CDS encoding glycosyltransferase family 4 protein produces MKVAVLSPVAWRTPPRHYGPWEQMASNLTEGLHDAGIEVILFATGDSITSAELRSVVKTGYEEDRHQDAKVIECLHISNLMEQSDDFDLIHNHFDFLPLSYSGLIRTPVLTTIHGFSSEKIVKVYQKYNRHNHYVSISNANRHPSLNYLGTVYNGLVTQDFQFNDTPDDYLLFFGRIHPDKGTAEAIQIAIKSKKRLLIAGIIQDERYYKEAVEPYLNEEIVFLGSAGPDQRNELLKGALALLHPINFAEPFGLSVAEAMLCGTPVIAFNKGSMPELIEHGKTGFLVENVEEAVAAVAKISKLKRMDCHKWAKRKFSKEKMVEDYLSLYQQIL; encoded by the coding sequence ATGAAAGTTGCTGTATTATCACCCGTCGCCTGGAGAACTCCGCCCCGTCATTATGGCCCCTGGGAGCAAATGGCATCTAATTTAACGGAAGGTTTGCATGATGCCGGAATTGAGGTTATTTTATTTGCCACTGGCGATTCTATCACCTCAGCCGAATTAAGAAGTGTGGTGAAGACAGGTTATGAGGAAGATCGCCATCAGGATGCAAAAGTTATTGAGTGCCTTCATATCAGTAACCTGATGGAGCAGTCAGATGATTTTGATTTAATTCACAATCATTTTGACTTCCTGCCTTTAAGTTATTCCGGGTTAATCAGAACTCCGGTGTTAACTACTATTCATGGTTTTTCATCAGAAAAAATTGTGAAGGTTTACCAGAAATATAACCGGCATAACCATTATGTTTCTATCAGCAATGCAAACCGTCATCCATCGCTCAATTATTTGGGTACAGTATACAATGGTTTAGTTACGCAGGATTTTCAGTTTAATGACACTCCAGATGATTACCTTTTGTTCTTCGGAAGGATTCATCCGGATAAAGGAACGGCTGAAGCTATACAGATTGCTATAAAGAGTAAAAAAAGACTTTTAATCGCCGGGATTATTCAGGATGAACGTTATTATAAAGAAGCGGTTGAGCCTTATTTAAATGAAGAGATTGTATTTTTAGGTTCTGCCGGCCCTGATCAGCGCAACGAACTTTTGAAAGGTGCCTTAGCATTGCTTCATCCAATTAATTTCGCTGAACCTTTCGGTTTAAGTGTAGCAGAAGCGATGCTGTGTGGAACTCCTGTTATTGCTTTTAATAAAGGCTCCATGCCAGAACTCATCGAACATGGAAAAACAGGTTTCCTGGTAGAGAATGTGGAGGAAGCAGTTGCTGCGGTAGCTAAAATCTCTAAATTGAAAAGAATGGATTGCCACAAATGGGCGAAACGTAAGTTTTCCAAAGAGAAAATGGTAGAGGACTACCTTAGCCTCTACCAGCAAATTTTATAA